One window of the Pyxicephalus adspersus chromosome 5, UCB_Pads_2.0, whole genome shotgun sequence genome contains the following:
- the MPPE1 gene encoding metallophosphoesterase 1 has product MLRLLLGYLNIAHMAMLKSGLGTKKNCLLNRSVFLLKFLSFIFLVFFFCEFLVYYFVIFQCAWPELRSTSKAHSSAPLKAMFLSDTHLLGEIRGHWFDKLRREWQMERAYQSALWLLQPDIVFILGDLFDEGKWSNPKAWENDVSRFQSMFRHPPQTELIVVVGNHDVGFHYEMTEYKLKRFEKAFNLTFEKVVTRKGISFVLVNSVALEGDGCVICRAEEDHILKVSRQLNCSRNKNQLEFGKKCGKVHLLPPSAPILLQHYPLYRASDSECTGEDSASPEEKQVQFIEKYDVLSQDASEKLLQLLQPRLILSGHTHSACTVFHGDVPEISIPSFSWRNRNNPSFIMGLITAEDFALQKCFLPTENTVIYIYSVASIMLLLSAVFQFALINTLKSFYTPKEKPV; this is encoded by the exons ATGCTGCGCTTATTGCTCGGCTATTTGAACATTgcacatatggccatgttaaaaAGTGGACTTGGTACAAAGAAGAATTGCCTTCTTAACAGAAGTGTCTTCCTGTTGaaatttttgtcatttatttttcttgttttttttttctgtgagtttttggtttattattttgttatatttcaatGTGCCTGGCCAGAGTTGAGGAGTACTTCTAAAGCACACAGCTCTGCACCTCTGAAAGCAATGTTTTTATCTGACACTCACCTCTTGGGTGAAATAAGGGGTCACTGGTTTGACAAACTAAGAAG GGAATGGCAAATGGAGAGAGCTTATCAAAGTGCACTTTGGTTATTGCAGCCAGATATAGTTTTCATCCTTGGTGATTTGTTTGATGAGGGAAAATGGAGTAATCCCAAG GCATGGGAGAATGATGTTTCCCGATTCCAGTCAATGTTCAGACACCCTCCTCAAACAGAGCTGATAGTTGTTGTTGGAAATCATGATGTCGGATTCCATTATGA AATGACTGAATACAAACTAAAAAGATTTGAGAAGGCGTTTAATCTCACTTTTGAGAAAGTAGTGACTCGTAAAGGAATTAG TTTTGTCCTGGTGAACAGTGTTGCTCTGGAAGGTGatggctgtgtaatatgtagagCAGAAGAGGATCATATTTTAAAGGTGTCTCGGCAGCTGAATTGTTCCAGAAAC aaaaatCAGCTAGAATTTGGAAAGAAGTGTGGAAAAGTTCACCTGCTACCTCCATCTGCTCCTATCCTTTTACAG CATTATCCTTTGTATCGAGCAAGTGACTCAGAATGTACTGGTGAGGATTCTGCTTCTCCTGAAGAAAAGCAAGTTCAATTTATAGAGAAATATGATGTTCTTTCACAGGATGCCTCTGAAAAG CTGCTGCAGTTACTTCAGCCAAGGCTAATCTTAAGTGGTCACACTCACAGTGCTTGTACAGTTTTCCATGGAGATGTCCCAGAGATCAGCATTCCGTCCTTCAGCTGGAGAAACCGGAATAATCCAAGCTTCATCATG GGACTGATTACAGCTGAAGACTTTGCACTTCAAAAATGCTTCCTGCCAACAGAAAACACCGTCATTTACATCTATTCTGTTGCAAGCATAATGCTTCTTCTCTCTGCAGTGTTCCAGTTTGCACTAATAAACACTTTGAAATCCTTTTACACGCCCAAGGAAAAGCCCGTGTAA